The stretch of DNA GACTTTAATAATCAGCCCACCCAACAACGACGGATCTACCTGAACTGAGAGATCTACCTGCCGAGCTTGAGAAATTTGAATCACCCGCTGCTTAATCGCCTCTTTCTGCTCGTCAGACAGTTCCACTGCAGACGTCACCTCTGCCAAAACTGTCTGATTGAGTTCGCGCAGCAGCGCCTGATATTGCCGCAAAATACCCTCTAGAAAACCAATGCGGCCCCGATCTACCAGGAGCATCAAAAAATTGGCAACGAAGGGGCTCACCTGATCTGCAGTGATTTGGCTTAAAACTCCCTTCTTGG from Pseudanabaena sp. FACHB-2040 encodes:
- the atpH gene encoding ATP synthase F1 subunit delta gives rise to the protein MNDSTITSEVSAPYAQALMSLAKDNNLTDQVGEESSRILELLGSSDELALFLSNPLVGSEAKKGVLSQITADQVSPFVANFLMLLVDRGRIGFLEGILRQYQALLRELNQTVLAEVTSAVELSDEQKEAIKQRVIQISQARQVDLSVQVDPSLLGGLIIKVGSQVIDASLRGQLRRIGMQLGAPA